The genomic window CAATGGGTCGCAGTACGTCTTGAGCAGTCGGTAAACCTCCTCCACGGGCTGGACAGCCACCACGTTGGCCACACCCTCTGTGATCTCCTCCTTGCTCGCGTCGGGTAGCTTGTCCAGGATCTGATCGTAGAAAGTCTGCAGCTGGAGTACTTGGCCACTAAGGAGATGCTTGCAGTCGGTGCAGAAATACTTGATGGCGAGAGCTGCTCCACGGATAATCTCCTTGGAATCTGTCTGGAACGAGCTCACGATGTAGTTGAACTGAGGCTCGAGGTACTCGGGGTGCGCTGCCGTCCACTCAGTGTAACGTCCCAGCACCATGATAGTGGCGAACCGAAGCTTCTCGTGGCTGGGGATCTGCACAAGCAGAGGCATGAGCTGCGGCAACACAATGTTCTCATCCTTGTCAACCATACGGCCCAGGGCACGCATAGCAAACAGAggagcctccagctcctgccAGTGAGGGACGTTGGTGTCCGTGACCTGGCTGGCATACTTGGACATCCATACTTGAATAGCCTGGAGTGCCTTGGTCAGGCACTCCGTGACACCCATAACCTCGCAGCAGTCCTTCAATGTGTCACCCATATGGTGACGGAACTCCCTAAACTTTTCCTCTTGCTCGCGGTCTCCGTCGAAGAGGTCGTTTTCGTTGCCCGAGTCCGGCTTGGGGTATTCAAGATCCTTCAGAAGAATGTCCACCAGCTTAGCATAGATATCCACAAGTTGCAGACGACCCTCGATATAGATGTCCAACACGAGATACAGCTTGAGTTCCAGCCAGAAGTTGAAGGTGTGCTCAATCACGTCTCGCTCCGCATCTCTTGAGGCGCATTCCAGGATGGCCTCGACTAGGGGTCGGAAATGGGTGGGTTGGCGAGCAATACCCACAACCCAGCTTTCTCCCGCAGTAGCATACACCTTGGTCAGGGCCTTGAGAGTCTCggtgtcctcctcctccgccgcctTGGCCACTTGAGGCTTGAGGGAGATGACCCTTGGGAACAGGATTTCAATGACATCCGGGGTCACATCCACATCGCTAGCCTCTCTAAGGATGGTGCAGAGGCACTCGGAAGCCTCCTGGCTGCACTGGTCGCTTGTAACGCCGGTGAAGATGAGGTCCAAAAGGGGTGACCTGACGATGTTGCCGACAGGGACCTCTCGCAGCCAAGATGTAATACACTCCATCAACTGGGGATTttgggcagcagcagctagAGAACCTGTTAGTTATTGGGGGGGACTGGGGCCGCTCGACATACGTGACGATTGAGAATAGTTGATGAGGAGTTGGACAACCTGGTCCGCATTATCCCCCAACAAAGCTTGGGTTCGCGCCGCCAAATCTTCTTCCTAATTCGAACAATTAGACTTGTACTCGGGTTGATGACGACCAGACGATACGATCTCGAAGAGAGCGGGTTCCCGGTCTATGGTTGCGCGATCCACGTACAGACAAGGTGATCTTTCGACCTTCGGTGACTTCTTCAGGGAGGACTCGGAGGAAATCCAGGACGCAGGCATAGCTCTCGGGGCTGTCGCCAAGGGACTGGACCACAGACGCCAGGACGTCGTTCCAGTCCTTCATCTGGATCGCTAGAATGGCCAGGCACACACACAGCTGGACACGGATGGGTTTGGGCCCGGGGGCGAAGTGCttcaggagaaggaggatctGGCTTCGAAGCCCGGGGAGTTCGCTGGGAGGAACCTGGGTAGAAAGGTCGTATGTGATCTGGGAGCTGTTAGTGATGCTGGGGTGCGGCACTTTGCGAGTCTACAACCTTTCCACGCAGGGTGATGGCCGCAAAGAGGGTAGCCTCTGGTTCGGCATCGGATTGCAAAATTCCTATTATAGTTGCCCATGAGGCTTTCTAGAATCACATGTCAGCATGATAAACAGTGTCCACATCAAGATATCAAGTCTGCGCGACCCACCGATTTCTGAAATCTCTCCAAGTACTCATGGgcgtgcttcttggcctcttgcTCCCCGCTCCTCATAGTCATGACGGCAGCCAGCACATCGGGTGGCGCGAAGGCCTCCTGGGCTCCGTTCGTGGCCATTATGTATTATGCGGCAGTGAAAGAGACGTAAAGGTCGTAACTGAGAGGGTTTGCGTAGCCTGCGCGCGATCGTACGTGGTCGTCGTGGCGCATACAAAGGGGCACCGTAGCTTTGAAGCGGCTGGCGGGAGATTGTGATGGTCGGGGGCGCTGGAGACGGTGATGAAGGGACTGATGACGGCAGCCTCTAGgggagctggagaaggacgatGTGCGGGCCCAAGGGAGTGAGGAAGGCAAAGAGCCAAGGCGCAAGAGGTGATGCGATTCTGGTGACCAGATGTGAAAGTGGGATAGCACTCAGAAGCAAGCAAAATACACAAAGCCCACCTCCCGACTACGGGGACCGACGTTGGTGGAGAGATGCTTGGCGGGGCAATCTGCCTCGGGTTATTCCGTAGTTTTTCCGATTCGCCTCATGAGCCTCAATGCAAAGGTTGCCTGCTAggctgagggtgaggagagggagagtatATGTAGGTGCCTGAAGGACGAGATTGTGATTTGATGTCATTTGTTGGGAGCGTAACGGTGCGGCTTGTTGAACTGTATCAAGAGAAACTTTGGCTTCGCCGTTGCTGTGCTGTCTCGAGCGGATCGATCTCATTTCCAGAGGGTCTCCTcagaaagctaataatacccttgttgttgtttcAAGATGGAACCTTGTCGAATCAATAGGTAAAGAAATGTCCCATGAGGCGGCCGTTGCAAAGGCCACATCTTCGAGGCCACACGGCCTGTCACGTGGCATGGATCTTTCACACATCCGGCATTTGTCTAGACGACCTGAGATTCCGAAATCTATTCAAATCTACCTCTACGGATATCATGACACGGCCGTCATAATCTCGCCATTGCCCAGAATAAGGCCATTGAGTCTACGATCGTGGGCATCGGTGGGAACACTTTGCTCTGATGACGCAGGGACCAGCTGCTCCATCAGAGCCAGCCCatacagcagcagcggcctCTCCTGCACCACGTCCTTTGTCTGGATCTTGGCCAGGTACCGGTTGATAAAGAAGTCGTAGAACCCCTTGCCGTGGCCAAGGCGTCTTATGGACCCTGCGTCATCAACGTCAAAGGCGACGCCGGGCACGACCATGAAGTCCAAGGTGGCCTGCTCCGAGTGATGGGCATCTGGTCCGCCCAGGATGCGCTGCCGCTGGTGCACGGTGGCAGGATCCACGCTCGGGATCCCCCAGCGATCAAGCTTGAGGCTCTCGTAGTCTTGTAGGTTCTCCAGGTGCACCATGTCCATCACCCGGGCCGGGGTGTCTGGTGTCTGGAGAGGTGACCTGTGAAGGTAGGGAACAAAGACCTGCTTGCCAGCGCTGAGTGCGTGCCGGACAATGGCGTCGGTCTGGACTTCAGCCGTGGGCATGGCCAGGTAGATGCTGATGCGGTTTGCATCCTTGTAAGGCTGAAACTCTTTCAGAGCCTCAAAGATACAGCGACCTACATGACGGGTGTTAGGTGACAGACGCTACGAATGTAGGCATGAcaatgatggtgatggctgtcATACTCTGGGTAGTAATGGAATCCTGGGTGACGGCCGTGAGCTTCTGTTTCATGAGACTCCTCAACTGCTGCTTGGCAGCAGACAGGGGTGACGCCATAGCGAGGCTGACACAGGGGACCGGAGAGGCTGAGGGTTGAAGGCTGAGAGGGTGGATTGATACAGATTCCTGTTGGTGAGAGGGAATCTTGGTTATAGCTCATGGAGGAGCACGCTAAGTATGAGGGTGCCGGCATGACCCGACGGCGACCAGCTTTTGTTGGCGGGGTACATGGCCGGCGATGTGAGCCGTGTACTCGGTGCCTCGGACTTGGTACCGAAGTCGATGAACTTTTCTCCTCTGAAGAAATAATATTGGATTTTTTGCTGATGTTAAACCAACCTGTTCCTGGTGCCCATGCAATCACATGACCGGTGTTTTAGAGTGTCTGACACCAATGTGCTAGAGGAAGCCCGTCCACACTTGCAAACAATAGCATTTCTCACATATCCCACGGTAGGTCCTCTTCATTTACAATTGTGGCATCCATGTAGCACGTGAGCAAAATCCCCCGCTTACCTAGTCTCCAAAATCTTGGAGCGTGATCTCCTTCCGAGGCCCGCTTCGAGTGGTATGAGACTGTCACTCTGTTTTACTGTCGGGCCTCAATACCTCACTCACCATCTGAATCATTTGAGACATGGGCAAGTCTCGATTGTCTCGGGGCGTTtgaataataaaaattcgCCGAGAGGGATGTTATGTTTGGCCGATCTATCAACAAGGAGAATTGTTGGACTTTTGCTGGCGTTATCGCATTCTCAGGGTGGAGAGCTATTGCTTGCTAAGGTCCAACCAAGGCGAGCTAATCTAGCTTCAAAGGGATTCTAGAAAGTTGGAAAGAAACAACTCATCCAAGATTTGGTTTACCTGGAAGACAGCGCCCTGTAATGCTTCCTTGGGCCTTGGTTAATACAGTATCTGAAGCCTTGATCCCAGTAATGGTGGCTCTGGTCCAACTGCCGAATGCTGGGCCAGCTGTTCTGATCTGCGCACATGAGCGCGATGAGCGTTCCAAGATCCATCTTGATCTCCAAGAATTGTGCGGATAGCCCCGAACTAGCGCGTCATCGGGGTCACGCAGTAGATGCTGTTGCGGAGCGGGCGTCGGCGGTGAGGCCCGAAGTAAACTTGGTATTGGATTTCAAAGCAGGACCCGATTTCGCCTCGAGTTTTGTCGACAACGGCGGGTGTTGAGAAAAAAAATCGAGCGAATTATTGAAAAATCCAAAACGTGTTAGCATGTCTTCGTCTCGCGACTGGGTCAAGACACGACCTTGCGAGGGCCATGTCCACGGTGATGGTAACCCCCACGCTTCATTCGGCAAGGTTCGTCACCAACGACTGACGATCATGCATGCGACGGACAACATCCATGGTGCATTTCCCGATAACGGCATAGTAAATGCAGAAACATGGCACTACTAAACCGGTGAGTTGTTGGCCCCGTTTCTGAACACGCAAAAGACCCGAAGCAAAGAAAGCTCCGGCCGCCTTGTTTGCGACATCAATGGCACGGAGTACCTCTCAAGTAAGACCCTCTTTGTCCAATATCACCAAGTCCCTGCAACAACTAAGCCAGCCACTTCACAGCTAGTCACGCCCTTTTTGAAAAGCGATGTCGCTCTGCAATATCCCGTTGAGTGCCCGGCCGGCAAACTTGACATGGATGAGGCGGAACAAATACAAACCGCAGACCACCCACGTCAAGCAGGCCACTTTCCACTATTCCTGTCAGAGTGGGACAGGAAATCCAAGAAGCCTTGGAGAATCCATCCGGACGTCAATATCCTTCAACAGTGGGCAGCTGCAAGAAAGAACACCACGTATCGGTTGAATTTTGCTCCGCTCAAAGAGAAAGCTGCTCCGTGAGCCCAGTCTAGCCCCCGCAGAACGCCCTGTCTCGCCCTGCCCTTGTCGTGGCAGGTTCACAAGTTCCAGGTCCGAGCTGAAAGTGAGCCCCGAGACAGGCGCAGGAGATGCCAACCATTTGCAATGCGAGGCATGCTATTGCTCAGTTGCAGATGTGACAGAACACCATGTCTCAGGCGGCCATGCGAAGCATATCCCCGTCCGGCGGGTGCTGACAGGGGGCCCTCCCGTGGCTGCTGCATGGAATTGGATCTCCAATTTGAAAATTTGACGATTGAACATGGATAGCTGCAGTGTGGGATGCGTCTGGCCATGGGGGCGTGATGTGCGAGAGCCGAATTCTGTCGATGGGCTTGCATTTGTCCAGCTGGCGAGCAAGGCACTCGTGCGAGGTCGAGGTGAGCATCAGAAAGCTTCTCCAGCCTTGAAAGCTAAGGAGGGGCCACAGTTTGGTAGCTTTGAGGATCAGGGACTGCTGTGCAACATTTCGAGGACCAGGAACGGAAACAAGAGGGCCCCTGGATCTTCGCGACTAGACGCAGAAGAGAAGCCCATGACCGAAAGCAGACATGGACGGGCGGCCGCAGAGAGATGGCGCTCACGGGCTACAGCAGGGGCGGCAGTCCTCTGGCTTGGCCTGCTAGGGATTGAGGCGCGCCGTGGACATGTCGATGGCGTCTCATGGGAGGGGTTATCTAATCAGATCCATCAGCGGACGGGGGGGAGCTCCTGCGTCTGAGCGTCACGGCATCACCCACACGGGCAGGGGTTTCTTTGGCCCGCCCGCTATTACCGGCCGTGGTGGTTGATGTGCTCAGTGCGTCCGAGATGGACATGGATTGACtaagatgaggatggggagCCTGCATCTGGGGTGGGATATGTAGGTACCTAGAGGCCTGGCAGGCTCCATCGTGAGCCTTGAGCACTCGGCAACAGTATCCATTACCTCAGATCATCGACAGCATTCAAACGATTAAGGTGAGGCGGTGCTCTTTCCAATCTGGCTCCCTCGCGTCGTCAACttggtcatcatcatcctgaCTGGCCAGAGCGGCGCAGCATGATCAGTTTCTCCCGTAGTGTGCAAACATGATGCAAATCAGCACGACCCTCTGTCAGCTTCAGGGGAAATTGCTCTACCAGCGAGAAAGCAATTGCTAGGCCAGGCCTCCCGCCCGTTCATCATCTCAGGGGTGGTCCTCGACGGAATGGTGCTTGGCGTCCGCAGCCTCCCGCGGGCTAAGCAGCTAGAGGAGCGATTCGCGATCACGGGTGCTTTGGAGGCTGTGATTGGCGGTTGAGGGAGCGGGCTGCGCCCATTCCGTGGCTCATCATTCCTATTCCTGGGTTTGCATCCCTCGTCGTCACTCTTTAAGCGTCTTTAAGCGTCCCTGACAAGTCATTCCAAGAGTCAGTTACACCCCTGGGGCTGGCTGTTGTGATGAGTCCtcccttgtcttgtcttgaccCTTGTCTCTCGCCTGGCAATCTCTTGGTTGTCTCACAGTTGCACAACATGCGCATGGCAGACCTCTCGGAGCTTTGCTTGGGTCGCAGAGAGGACACCCTCTTTTTTGAAGCGACGTGTTTCTCGATCCTCCTGCTCCAGGATCGAGAGAGATCTATCGCAtacaacaacaaccatgCCACACCCACTGACTCGATATCGCATTAACCATGTGGTGCTGAGCCAGCCATCAGCTGCGACGGACGCTGTGAGACTGGCATTCCCAAA from Fusarium falciforme chromosome 2, complete sequence includes these protein-coding regions:
- a CDS encoding Importin N-terminal domain-containing protein; the protein is MATNGAQEAFAPPDVLAAVMTMRSGEQEAKKHAHEYLERFQKSKASWATIIGILQSDAEPEATLFAAITLRGKITYDLSTQVPPSELPGLRSQILLLLKHFAPGPKPIRVQLCVCLAILAIQMKDWNDVLASVVQSLGDSPESYACVLDFLRVLPEEVTEGRKITLSEEDLAARTQALLGDNADQVVQLLINYSQSSPAAAQNPQLMECITSWLREVPVGNIVRSPLLDLIFTGVTSDQCSQEASECLCTILREASDVDVTPDVIEILFPRVISLKPQVAKAAEEEDTETLKALTKVYATAGESWVVGIARQPTHFRPLVEAILECASRDAERDVIEHTFNFWLELKLYLVLDIYIEGRLQLVDIYAKLVDILLKDLEYPKPDSGNENDLFDGDREQEEKFREFRHHMGDTLKDCCEVMGVTECLTKALQAIQVWMSKYASQVTDTNVPHWQELEAPLFAMRALGRMVDKDENIVLPQLMPLLVQIPSHEKLRFATIMVLGRYTEWTAAHPEYLEPQFNYIVSSFQTDSKEIIRGAALAIKYFCTDCKHLLSGQVLQLQTFYDQILDKLPDASKEEITEGVANVVAVQPVEEVYRLLKTYCDPLIQRLMAKANNATDEDGKLALADHLQLITIFVQNVVPPHNPGQENLAVKYWQEVFPILSTVLDNFLNFTPICERVCRCWRNMVISYRTAMAPMLPDMANKLASGFNNSREGCFLWVTSAILREFSEAREHVDPATTENIYTFFEAQTTTFLRVMTELQPKELPDVIDDFFRLLIDALLYYPQKLIPSHLLRSIFEAAIYALTLEQRDPLSSTLHFLRDLLSYGGDNPATSDGIPEAAAAEIKTIVKNLLLALGENLVKQVMAGMMITFPRDCFADGSGVLLALFELLPAETHQWVSHTIQLLPEGTVSPEEANRLMVKIKEKLESGDPSAIRNVRAVLQDFTNTYRRRNVAPRDGLGQLEATRFQFSG